The genomic window TCCTCAACGACCTTTTTCAGAACAGCGTTCGAAAATACCGCCAAAACTTCCTCCAGCCTTTCACCCTTGCATTCATCCAACATGGTTTTCCTTAGTACAGTATCTCGTCCAAGGACTCCATTCTTTTTGGCCTGGTCGAGACATCGAAACAATGCGGTGCGCAGATTGAGGGACTGGAGAGGTTCGAGTGGTGGGAAAAATGGTTGTAATTTCTATAAACGCGTGTTAGCTGTTTTGTTTCGCTCGAAAAGGATAATGCAAGACAGTAGTGTACATTTCGAGTCTCTTCCGGGTCCCAAATTGCAAATAGCTGAAATAATGCCCACTCTACACTCTGTATTcgtttcttttgattctgCTGCGCATCCTTGGTAGAGAACGTCACCGCCGTAATATCTGGCCAGTCGTCTCGTAAATCTAGATCCAAGAGTCGAAGATTGGTTATGAAAAGAGCAACGTGTGAGGGGCCAGAGGGGGGTTGTGGGCTGGAACTTGAAGGGAGCCTCAAGTTGCTTGAGGCTGTCGAAGTTCGAAGACTTCGGGATCGCCCAAGAGGATTGAAGGTTGAGACGGACATTTTGTTGATCCCCCGCAAAGTTGATATGATAACAACATGTTATCGTAATATATCTCACTTTAAtatgaaagatataaaagcGGTCTGCATTGCATTAAATTCGTGGAGCTCTTCGCTTGGTGCAGCGTGAACACACCAAATTTGGCGGTTGTGCCAGTGCAGTACATTTAGCTCATCGAtgtaaatcaaaatcacGTGATATTGAGGGTTGGCAGTCACTTTTGGCAGGCGTTGAAATGCTTGGCTGCTTGGCACTTGGTAGAGGAATAAAGCAATTTCCAACGACAgtccttctttctcttctttacaTCTTGTTGCCCGTCCTGAAATTCTAGTTGAAATACACTTTTTGGTCGTATTGGAGGACTGGAAAGATCCTCGTCGTCGCTGCTGTTACTCTCTTCGGATGCAACACTGCTCTTTCCGACGACATCTCAAGTCTCAGGcaatttcttctcaaaaTGCTCTGCCTCGTCTGCCTACCTATTTAGAATGTCCTCTCGTCCTATCATCATATCGTTCGATATGTTCCAACCAATCCTCAAGGCCCGGTCACCATTCACTGCGTTTCAGACGTAAACAGGCCCCAGGCCTCCACCATTAACGCTATCTGCAGCCTTTGTCAACTCCGGTCGATTGAACACGAGTTCTTGGAATCCGTTTCAGATGGCAATAGAtggcaatgcaatgcaatgcacCATAGTCCACAATAAGTACACCAGGCAGGCTACGTCGATGAGCTGTCTAAGTATGCCGACAAGAACCGTGAGAGAATTCATGGCCACATTTCAACCTCATCGAAACATTCTATTTCCTTATTAGCGACGCATTTCAGCAAGATTAAGCTCGGTTACATGTCAATTCCATGTCCATCCCATATCAATCTCAGTAGATTGTGAAAGTTTATTAAGGCAAATTACCATACTAGGTGTATGTATGCACAAGGAAGTCGTAGTCGATCATAAGTTTCCATGACACGCGTCAGCTTAATCATCCATTCCCAAATTCTCCTTTTTCTCGAGGTATTTTCATGGCTCCACTAGCAACCCACCAAATCAATCTTGGTTTATACGAGTTGTCTAAACGATAATATGTAAGGATTTTACAAATGTTGCAAATGGTTTTCCAGAGGGCATGAGGACTGCTCTATTTTTTCTTGTGGCATTTCATAAGTATGTATATCACTTCTTCCCAGTACATTGAATTTTGGTCAACATCTCGTCATACTATAGAGGAAGttagaaagagagaattcaATGCTTCGGATCTTATTCATTTGTTGGCTCGCTGCACAGAGTAGTTTGACTCCAACATTTCTTTTGGGTGTTATCTCACAACGGATCTGTGGGGCGGTGTCAGCAGGTTTCCCTGTgaaaatataactttgaaCCACATTGGTCCTTGCAGCGATGGGCCCATAATACTAAACCCTCTAAAATGTTCTCAAATGTCGATTACATTCATTCCCCGCCCTCGAAACCGAATTCCAATGGTGACATTATTGTCTTACATGGAAACGGTTGCCAAATTACGAGCTACAGATTACCTTGTATCATGTTCTCATCAATTCGCTTCACATGCATAGCGGATTGATTAATGACCTGATGTCAATGGATCACCCATCTCTACTTTACAAATATTCCTCCTATTTTCAAGGTGATTCGGAAGGTCAGAATCTTATGTTGGAGTGACCCTTTGGCTAAGCTTTCATTATATAGCATCAAACCTTTGATTGGCTGTCTATCCGtgtaaattattattttttaggCAATATCCAGAGCTACCGAGTCATTGTCAAACCTTGAGGGGTCTTTTGATACGCTTCCGATGAAACATAATTGCATTGTTGAACCCGGTCAACACCTTTTTGATGAACTGgaaatcttcatctcttgGAAATTAGCTCGCCATGCCTTTCCCAATTGAAATGACGGCCAATCACGTGAATTGACATAGCCTCGAGAATTATGGTGGGTCAGCTAGTGAATCTCTATTTATGGTATCGCTTGGGGATGGCGAAAAGAACGGGTCGATGTACCGTTTCGGGACCGTGAGGGATGAGACGCGTAATAACATGAGGGTTCACTGGTTGAAAGTTGGAACATAAGAAGCCATTCCTTATGTGGagaatatcatttttaaCAAGATAAGTTTGACCTGCCACGCCATTAGAAGCaacttcttttttattcCTCTCCTCTTGATACCTactatttcttttcctctttcttcccctTGTCGAGCGTTTCCGAATTCTCGCTTTTATTACATTCGTTACACATAGATCCGATTTCTTGGCATCTGTAAGGCTGAATCTTATATCAACCACACTCATTGCCCTCAATATACCTCTTTTTCCTTATCATCCTTTGtaaaaaaatcattgatCTTTTCTCAAGTTTTCTACTTCTTCCTTcgttttgaattttattttacaatATGAGGCAAAGTACAATATTTGGGCTTGTTGCCTCGGTTGCCTCCTTTGGCATGGCTGCAGCTGCTGGTACTCCTGTGTTGGCAGCAAGAGCTTCTTCTACTGCAAGTGTTGAAGCTGTTACGATTTCGGGAAATGGTATGCTTTCAAAGACTACTTCGTGACCTTATTATTAACTGCTTTCAGCTTTCTACAAGGGCAGCGATCGTTTCTATATTCGCGGTGTCGACTATCAGCCAGGTAAAAATATCGGTATCTTCGCAAAAGCTTTATAGCTAATCTTCGAATACAGGTGGAGGAACTGGTACTACTTCCGACCCCATTGCTAATGCAACTGCATGCAAGAGAGATGTCGAGTATTTTCAAGAACTAGGAATCAATACAATCAGAGTTTACGCTGTCGACAACACTGCGGACCACGACGAGTGCATGGGATATCTCGCTGATGCTGGTATCTATCTTGTCCTCGATACCGATACCCCTCTCTACTCTCTCAACAGAAACGAACCCAAAGAATCGTACAACAGTGTTTACCTTCAATCCATCTTTGCCACTATTGACAAGTTCGCCAATTACACCAATACTCTTGCTTTCCTCTCCGGTAATGAAGTCATCAACGATGTGAACAACACCAATTGTGCTCCATATGTCAAAGCTATCGTTCGAGATATGAAGGAATACATTGGTAGCCGGGGTTACCGATCCATTCCTGTCGGTTACTCGGCTGCAGACGTTGCTTCTAACCAATATATACTTGCCGAGTACTTGAACTGCGGAACTGATGATGAACGATCCGATTTCTACGCAATCAATGACTATTCATGGTGCGATCCTTCTTCCATGACCACATCCGGCTGGGATACTCTCATCAAAAACTACACTGGCTACAGTATTCCTCTCTTGTAAGTCTACCGATTTGATCTTGTCTTAATAGTTGTAGATTTAGACGGCTGACAAATCTTAAAGCATGTCCGAGTTTGGTTGCATTACCAATACCAGAAAGTTCACCGAAATTGCCGCCTTATATAGCACTGAAATGACTGCCGTCTTCTCTGGAGGTCTTGTATATGAGTACTCTAACGAGGGTAACGGATATGGTCTCGTGGATATCACCGATGGAGCTGTTTCCACCACTGAACAATACACGTACCTCAAGGAAGCATACGCAAACACTACTTCTCCAACAGGCGCCGGTGGAGCCGTTACCACTACTGGATCTGCAAGCACTTGTCCAACCGAAAGCTCTGATTGGGATGTCTCCGGTGATGCCCTTCCAGCTATGCCTACTCCTGCTAAGAAATACATGACTGATGGTGCTGGTACTGGACCTGGTTTGGATGGAGCTGGATCTCAAGAGGCTGGCGATACTGAAAACGAATCTCAAGGTACTGCAACCGCAGGTTCTGGTGCTGTCACCTATACTGCTTCTGCTGGTTCTTCGAGCTctacatcttcttcttctagtGCTGGTGGAAGAAATGCCGAAGTTGATATGAGAGCCTTCGGAGTTGTTGCAGTGACTCTTGTCGGTATGGTCGGCGGTATGATGTTGCTTTAATTTTGAGGGTTACCTCTGTGAGGTGGAGATagacttttcttcttttcttttgttatcTTCGGTTTACATAAAATGGAATGCATAAACTTTGTGTACAATTCGGCTTCTGCCCAAGCATTTTATCTTCCGTGTTTCTTGTCATTTCTTGGCTGCTTCACACTATAACAACTCTTATGCATTGAACCCGCGAATCACTAACTTCGTAGTGAAATTCGGATTTGTGCACAGGGAGCTTGGCCTCTTGCCATTCGTGTACCCTTCAAACCTTCTCGCTTAATATTCTTCACTCATTTACTGGGCGATGTCTTGTTCTCGCTTTCTCTTCTATCAATAGGCTCACTTGGTTGTCTTTGAGTTCTTTCAAGAATTATTTTCACTTGGTTGCTGACTTTGTTTTGATCGTTCAGTCGGTGAGCGGAATGCGGCTGAGGTTCCCCAATGCGGGGTTAATGCAGGGGGGCGCATATTGCAATATAATACGACCGTGTAACTTCTATCATCTGTCTCTGCCCGAACATCTTACAAGGCTGCATCTAGATGCTTGTGGCTTTGAATTCACCGAGACATGAAGCACCAACGTGACCAGTGAGATGAATGTGGAGTCATAATATTTCTGACCGTCATCAAGCCATCGTCTGTTGCAAAAGATCTACTGGATATGCATACGAATATCACGCTATACGCATCAAGCCGTTACACTGCCATATGCACAAGCTCTCACTTATACAATGGCGATTCGTGAATCATGTTTCTTTCATTTAGCTGAATTCTCGTGATTATCTTGGCGCCATGCTCAGCAGCTTTTCTCATGTAGACAGCCGTATAAAAGACTTCTTTGAAAACTACGCCCCCATGCGCCTTTATCTAGCCATTGCCAGCACAGCATTCAAAAGTGGTTATATACTCCTAAACCCCTCTTCACTTTTAAATCACTCAAACCTTCTCATTCTATCTCAATCTGATAGCTAAGCATTTTCACATCTCACATAAGAAAGTCCAGACGCAGTACTTGGCAATCATGGCTGCCATCCCGGCACTTAACTACCCTATCACCGGCCCTCCAAAGCCTTCTCCTGCTCCTGCTGACGGTAAGGCTACACTTCTGTGTACTGTTCATTTTGCTAAATTCTCAGGATCTGTTCCCTTGAGGCGTGAGATTCGTGATCTCCAACATAACTTTCCTGACCAATGGACGCTTTACATACTCGGTCTTCAGGCCTTTCAACAACTTGACGAGAAGTCAGATTTATCATGGTATGGAATCGCGGGTATGTTTCTGAAGCATGTCTCACTATACATACGTATCTTTCTGACTTTTCAAGGTATTCATGGACGCCCCTATCGTCCCTGGGGTGGGGTACAAGGAGATAACCCGGCTGGATGGCAGGGCTACTGCACCCACAGCTCCATTCTCTTTGCACCATGGCATCGTCCGTACCTTGCATTGTTTGAGGTGGGTGTAACTTCACTCATTCTTCTACTGAATACTCACATCCTCACAGCAATACCTGTATCAAATCATACAAAAGATCGCTGCTACGTTCCCCACTTCCACAAAGGCCCGTTATCAACAAGCTGCCCTGACTTTCCGTATGCCATACTGGGACTGGGCTGCTGCACCCCCCGCTGGTGATAAGTACTTTCCTACTGTTGTTGGACAGCCATTGATCCAAATCATTACTCCAACCTCGAATAATAAGCCAGTTCAAATCAATAATCCACTCTACTCCTACAAATTCAACCCATTGAATCCTTTAAAGGGTGATTTCCCTAGTGCTCCGGTATGAACAATCATCCTTAAGCTTCGGAATATCATAACAGATATTGACATCTCTAGGAATCACGATGGCCAACCACTCTTCGGTATCCAACCAGTGGAAGTGCAACCGCCAAATCTCAAGAGCAACAGGTCTTTGACGCTATGGAATCACAATTTGATTCGTACCAAAGTAATGTTTACTTGATCATGAGAGACCCCAATTATAAGCAGTTTGATGCCTTTAGCAATCACCAATGGGCATCAAACAATGCTCCGGGAACATATGGTAGTATCGAAGATGTGCACAACAGTGTTCATAGTGAAACTGGTGGGAATGGACAGATGGGCGATCCTGATTATGCAGCATTTGATCCATTGTTCTGGTTGCATCACACGTAAGTACATATTATTTTGTcgagaatattgaaatcttcctGATATTGACATTCACCAGCAATGTCGATCGTCAATTTGCCATCTGGCAAGCATTAAACCCCAACAGCTATGCAATCAACAAGCCTTCCGGCGATGGAACATTTTCCATCCAAAGTGGTAGCCAAGAAACAAGCACTACCCCCTTGACGCCATTCAACAATGCCACTGGGAAAACCTACTGGACTTCCGAAGGTGTGCGTAGTACAGCCACGTTCAACTACGCCTACCCCGAGACTCAACAATGGAAGTATCCTACTGCCCAGCAATATCAAACGAGTGTTCTCGTCGCAGTGCAGACATTGTATGGAGCTACTAGTAACCAATTCATGCAATTGATGGGCGTACAAACTGCTGCTGCACCAGAACAAATTTCTACCCAGGCCGAAAATATTGTTGCAGGTAGCAGTAATGCAGCTCAGAAACCTACCGGTAATGGTGCTGCATCATCTTCTGACGGACACAACTTTTTgtcaaatcttcttcacagTTCCGCCAAGGCCAAGCCAAAGCCTGGTGACGCCATTAGAGGTGGAGAGGACTTTGAGTCCGAGATTGGAAAACGTAAGATCCTTTTTCAATGCATCGCTCATTTAGCAATCTTCTAATAGCATTCAAGCATCTGAAGCTCCTGCCGCCGCGGAACCAATCAAATACCGTGAATACATTTGCAATATCCGTGCTCCCAAGCATATTCTCCATCAAACCTATCGAGTCCGAATCTTCCTTGGAGATTTCAATTCCGATCCTGCAACTTGGGTATGTGCCTATTCATTTCCCCTTTCATCTCTCCCTTTCAAATTTCTCCATCCCACCAAACTAACAAAACTCCCAGGCAACCGAGCAATCCACCATTGGcaccttctcttcctttggtAAAAATCCCGAAACCACCGGATGCGGAAAATGCATCAAAGACGAAGCACGTTCCCTCATGATCTCCGGCACCGTTCCTTTAACCCCCATCCTCCTCAAACTGTACAAGAATGGCGATCTCGGATCTCTCGAAGTCGAGAATGTCATTCCGTATTTGAGACAAAATCTCCATTGGAGAGTTACACTCGCTGATGGGACTGAGATTGACAGGGGAGATGTTGAGGGACTTAAGATTAGTGTGGTGAGTACAGAGGTGAGGTGTGCGCAGGGAGGGTTCCCGGAGTATAGTGGGGAGTATGAGGTGCATAGTGAGGTTACAGGAGGAAGACCAGCCGGTTTAGGAGAGGGAGATAGGATTTAGGTGTTTTTTGAATGGTAAGCAGTAGGTGATtgggaaaaaatgaaattgacattgtttcttcttttctagCTAGTTTCAAAATGCAAatgttctttctttgatcATCGTCGAAGTCACTACCTTCGGTGATTTTGGTGCTAGTGAAGAATACTGAGCTTGAGATAGAGTTTGAGGTGACTGACGACGTGGCACTGTTGTCATTACAAAAACCGATGTCGCCATTGTCAGTAGTAAAGTTCGGATGAGTAAGCTTGATTTCTTAGTATTTGGCACTCAGAAGTCCAACAGCCCGTTATTATTTTGGGCTGCATTATTAAAGAAGCAAAAATTAAGAGATTGTGAAGCACAAAAACGTTTAGTTGAGAAGTTGCCGGCAAATTTTTCAAGAACATAAAATATGGTTGCATCACAAATGTTTGGAGTCAATCGTAGAAAAACTCGGGCTTTGGCGAGAACACACTTGGAACCCgcaacaaaatcaatcactGCGTCCATGAACAAAAAGATTCCACCACTGTATGTGAAGTACGACATTGATGTGGTAATCTTGGAAACCGTGTTCGGATGTGGGTGGTAGTTTGAAAGCAAGTATGTAGTTTTCCTCGTCTCCCTCTCcgaatatatctttcaaatgTAACTCGACTGCCACAAGCAATATCATAGATTCTTTTTCTGGAGGCTATGAGAAGGGCGTTTGGCAGActcattttgaagagatgGAACAAAAGGATTATAAATTCGTGGCGAGCGAGCAGCATCTTCGCCTATGTAACCGACAGATTGCACCGAAGTTAGACTCCATGACTTTCTTGTTTTGGAGAATATATTAAGCTTTGGGgacacatatacatataatcAAACTCTGTATATGGCATCCGACATCTTAGCAACCCTAGCTAACTTCTCTACAGAATGTACTCTCACGATGTCAGCTCCGCCTTGAATCGCTGCAGTCACTGTCGCCGCAGTACCCCAGTCTCTTTCGCTCGGGCTATCAACTCCCGTGATTTTACCAATAAACTTTTTTCGACTGGCCCCTAATAGCCATGGCAAGCCTTGTAGGCCGGGCCAATCACGCAATTCGTCCATCCGACGGAGTATTTCAAGATTCTGATTTTGTGTTTTCGCAAATCCAATTCCAGGATCTAGAATTATACGCCATCGCCGAATACCAGCAGCCTCTGCTTCTGCTACTCGTTCTAGTAACTCTTTTGCAATAGTCGGAATGAGGCCTTCGGGCTCATAGTCTGTGAGAGTATTCATAGTTGCCGGCGTTCCTCTCATGTGCATAAGACATACAGTTTTTCCGAGTTGGGCCATGGTTGGTAGCATTTCAGGATCAAGTTGACCTGAAGAGACATCATTAATGATATCCGCACCTGCTTCAACAGCAGCCCTAGCTACAGATGCCCTGTAGGTATCGATACTAATTGTTACGGTCTTGGGTGATTTAGTATTTCTAATCTCTTGGATAGCTGGTAAAACGCGATTGATTTCCTCCTCAGAAGATACCTCGGGAGCACCCGGTGCGGTTGATTGACCACCAATATCAATGATAGTTGCTCCGACTTCAATCAATTGTGAGGATTTGGTTCGTAGAAAATTTCTCTCGTTGAGATTTTTGCCCCCATCGGAGAAAGAGTCGGGTGTCATATTCAGAATTGCCATTACATGGGTTTGCCGGTTCTTTTTAAGAGCATGCAATGAACCAGTGGATGCATGCAATGGAGTAATGGTAGATAAAGGAGTTGGGGATGGCGGCAATTCATTTAAATAATCCTGGGTAAACTTCCATGGAGATTTCGGATTCAAGGGTTGTCCAGGAATAAGCCTACAGCTGCATCAGCGACAAATCGTCAACAGAATCGAGGGCCTAGAGTTACTCTGCCAGTGGTCTCAGAACAAACTCCCGCTCAGCCATACCAGGATGAGGTATCTGTAATCTTGGGTGATCTACGACCTCATTCTCGTAAAGTAGAATGTCAAGGTCAATATTTCTTGGGCCTTTATCAATAATCTTCATTCGGCCCATCTCATTTTCGATGGCTTGGAGCTCATTTAATAAAGCAATCGGTTCCAAGGTTGTTTCTACCTATGAATCCGTATCAGTCAAATTTCTTGGAATATTCGGGATATTGATGAACCTGCTTCATCTAACCTTGAACTTGACATTCAAGAATGCGGTTGCGTAAAAACCACAATCTTGATGAGTACCCTTCAAAGTTGGTAGACATGCCCACTTGCAAAGAACAGTACGCATAATCACGTGTTATGAATTGATACCAAGTCATTGCGAAAATAGACTCACCTCACAAGCCCCGTTCAGAAAATTCTCCTGATCAAGAACATACATAGGTTCGGTTTCCCATAGACCGCTCGTTCTCTTGACTCTGATGCCCCTCTGGGACATTTTGTTGCAAGCCGTTTCGATCCATCCCACTCGATCACCAAGGTTACTACCCAAAGCAATATATGCAA from Botrytis cinerea B05.10 chromosome 15, complete sequence includes these protein-coding regions:
- the Bcgas5 gene encoding Bcgas5 — its product is MRQSTIFGLVASVASFGMAAAAGTPVLAARASSTASVEAVTISGNAFYKGSDRFYIRGVDYQPGGGTGTTSDPIANATACKRDVEYFQELGINTIRVYAVDNTADHDECMGYLADAGIYLVLDTDTPLYSLNRNEPKESYNSVYLQSIFATIDKFANYTNTLAFLSGNEVINDVNNTNCAPYVKAIVRDMKEYIGSRGYRSIPVGYSAADVASNQYILAEYLNCGTDDERSDFYAINDYSWCDPSSMTTSGWDTLIKNYTGYSIPLFMSEFGCITNTRKFTEIAALYSTEMTAVFSGGLVYEYSNEGNGYGLVDITDGAVSTTEQYTYLKEAYANTTSPTGAGGAVTTTGSASTCPTESSDWDVSGDALPAMPTPAKKYMTDGAGTGPGLDGAGSQEAGDTENESQGTATAGSGAVTYTASAGSSSSTSSSSSAGGRNAEVDMRAFGVVAVTLVGMVGGMMLL
- the Bcgas5 gene encoding Bcgas5, yielding MRQSTIFGLVASVASFGMAAAAGTPVLAARASSTASVEAVTISGNAFYKGSDRFYIRGVDYQPGKNIGIFAKAL
- the Bcfol1 gene encoding Bcfol1, with amino-acid sequence MRGSRLPPMLRRSVNLPRPFVKTPFHAICKAKSSASVTPRRTLPWTQHPLKTNSPSENDVTKLSKTQSQPRLAYIALGSNLGDRVGWIETACNKMSQRGIRVKRTSGLWETEPMYVLDQENFLNGACEVETTLEPIALLNELQAIENEMGRMKIIDKGPRNIDLDILLYENEVVDHPRLQIPHPGMAEREFVLRPLAELIPGQPLNPKSPWKFTQDYLNELPPSPTPLSTITPLHASTGSLHALKKNRQTHVMAILNMTPDSFSDGGKNLNERNFLRTKSSQLIEVGATIIDIGGQSTAPGAPEVSSEEEINRVLPAIQEIRNTKSPKTVTISIDTYRASVARAAVEAGADIINDVSSGQLDPEMLPTMAQLGKTVCLMHMRGTPATMNTLTDYEPEGLIPTIAKELLERVAEAEAAGIRRWRIILDPGIGFAKTQNQNLEILRRMDELRDWPGLQGLPWLLGASRKKFIGKITGVDSPSERDWGTAATVTAAIQGGADIVRVHSVEKLARVAKMSDAIYRV
- the Bcgas5 gene encoding Bcgas5 — protein: MRQSTIFGLVASVASFGMAAAAGTPVLAARASSTASVEAVTISGNGMLSKTTS